In Streptomyces sp. NBC_00091, the following proteins share a genomic window:
- a CDS encoding polymorphic toxin type 28 domain-containing protein gives MLVHNSNCGIPTKTDRIAEHLTFRDLDAAKRELGGEVVARKADGTPWDHVSEVRDAQTGLLNHMHQIKVQMSKAGVDHPSFSSLQSEFSQASKLLDCSEKYVPRH, from the coding sequence GTGCTCGTACACAACTCGAACTGTGGCATTCCGACAAAGACGGACAGGATAGCCGAGCATCTCACGTTCAGGGATCTGGATGCCGCTAAACGTGAACTCGGCGGTGAGGTTGTTGCGCGAAAGGCTGATGGAACTCCGTGGGATCACGTTAGCGAGGTGCGAGATGCTCAGACGGGTCTCCTGAACCACATGCATCAGATCAAGGTGCAGATGTCAAAGGCGGGTGTTGATCATCCGAGCTTCTCGTCACTCCAAAGTGAATTCAGTCAGGCCAGCAAGCTGCTCGACTGCTCAGAGAAATACGTCCCGAGGCACTGA
- a CDS encoding transposase, translating into MPTAAMVEGEAGHARYTFRLRVSSSALAALEAEWARCRWVWNECVAMSRKVHTHNKTAGEQVTCGPSQLDKMLTGARRSMAWLRAGSSVPQQQIIRDFAKSRAKALKDIKARLPVRQRAGMPKHKKQRESAPTLNYTQRGFRLKDGRLHLAGNISVTVVWSRNLPEPPSSVRVYRDSLGHWYASFVVPTTVEALPSTGAVIGIDWGVRETATTTSADHDLPHAQHGKKAAARLAHYQRMMARRRTPKGKAPSKGYRAAQRQAAKAHKKVARQRQDTARKWAKKVVRDHDALAIEDFKPKFLAKSTMARKAADAAIGATKTALIEMGRKHGRAVHLVHPAHTTMDCATCGARTKHALPLSERTYSCTVCGAVSPRDKNSAHVMLVRAGLNPAGADRVRADGPQVHSRREPGIPSL; encoded by the coding sequence ATGCCGACAGCAGCGATGGTCGAGGGGGAAGCCGGGCATGCCCGGTACACCTTCCGGCTTCGTGTGTCGTCCAGCGCGCTCGCCGCGTTGGAGGCGGAGTGGGCGCGGTGCCGGTGGGTGTGGAACGAGTGCGTGGCCATGTCCCGCAAGGTCCACACCCACAACAAGACGGCCGGCGAGCAGGTGACGTGTGGTCCGTCGCAGCTCGACAAGATGCTGACCGGGGCCCGACGCTCGATGGCGTGGCTTCGTGCAGGAAGCAGCGTTCCGCAGCAGCAGATCATCCGGGACTTCGCCAAGTCCCGCGCGAAGGCCCTCAAGGACATCAAGGCCCGGTTGCCGGTGCGGCAGCGTGCCGGGATGCCGAAGCACAAGAAGCAGCGTGAGTCGGCTCCCACGCTCAACTACACGCAGCGCGGCTTCCGGCTCAAGGACGGACGTCTGCACCTGGCCGGGAACATCAGCGTGACCGTCGTCTGGTCGCGGAACCTGCCCGAGCCGCCGTCGTCGGTACGCGTCTACCGCGACAGCCTCGGCCACTGGTACGCCAGCTTCGTCGTCCCCACGACCGTCGAGGCGCTGCCCTCGACGGGTGCGGTGATCGGTATCGACTGGGGTGTGAGGGAGACCGCGACCACCACGTCCGCCGACCACGACCTGCCCCACGCCCAACACGGGAAGAAAGCCGCCGCCAGGCTGGCGCACTACCAGCGGATGATGGCCCGCCGCCGCACGCCCAAGGGCAAGGCCCCCTCGAAGGGCTACCGCGCAGCGCAGCGGCAGGCCGCCAAGGCGCACAAGAAGGTGGCCCGGCAGCGCCAGGACACCGCCCGCAAGTGGGCCAAGAAGGTGGTCCGCGACCACGACGCCCTCGCCATCGAGGACTTCAAGCCGAAGTTCCTCGCCAAGTCGACGATGGCCCGCAAGGCGGCAGACGCGGCGATCGGCGCCACGAAGACGGCCTTGATCGAGATGGGCCGCAAGCACGGCCGTGCCGTGCACCTGGTCCACCCCGCGCACACCACCATGGACTGCGCCACGTGCGGAGCGAGAACCAAGCACGCACTACCTCTCTCAGAACGAACCTACTCGTGCACCGTGTGCGGAGCCGTGTCCCCCAGGGACAAGAACTCCGCCCACGTCATGCTCGTCCGGGCTGGTCTCAACCCGGCTGGTGCTGATCGTGTAAGAGCTGACGGACCGCAGGTCCACAGCCGACGTGAGCCAGGAATCCCCTCCCTTTAG
- a CDS encoding winged helix-turn-helix domain-containing protein, whose protein sequence is MPEKNAETGAESAAGAETPEPTVRTLDSRSLRGLAHPLRMRLLRALRISGPATASQLAERLGESSGATSYHLRQLAAHGFIEEAPEHGKGRERWWKAAHDGTRLDDSLISDDNPETRGAAEVFRAEIMKIHAQEVSSWLGQSHDWSPAWRSSSDLSDFTLRLTPGQTHELVGKLHELINSYRDLPPAETPEDVETVRFHTHAFPRRAAE, encoded by the coding sequence ATGCCCGAAAAGAACGCCGAAACCGGCGCCGAATCCGCAGCTGGAGCCGAAACCCCGGAGCCCACGGTCCGGACCCTGGACTCCCGCTCCCTGCGCGGCCTCGCCCACCCCCTGCGCATGCGGCTGCTCCGCGCCCTGCGCATCAGCGGCCCGGCCACCGCCTCGCAGCTGGCGGAGCGGCTCGGGGAGTCCAGCGGCGCGACCAGCTACCACCTGCGCCAGCTCGCCGCGCACGGGTTCATCGAGGAGGCGCCCGAGCACGGCAAGGGCCGCGAGCGCTGGTGGAAGGCCGCCCACGACGGCACGCGGCTCGACGACTCGCTGATCTCCGACGACAACCCGGAGACGCGCGGGGCGGCGGAGGTCTTCCGGGCCGAAATCATGAAGATCCACGCGCAGGAGGTGTCCTCCTGGCTCGGTCAGTCGCACGACTGGTCACCGGCCTGGCGCAGTTCCAGCGACCTCAGCGACTTCACCCTCCGCCTGACCCCCGGCCAGACCCACGAACTGGTCGGCAAACTCCACGAGTTGATCAACAGCTACCGCGACCTGCCGCCCGCGGAGACCCCGGAAGACGTGGAAACGGTCCGCTTCCACACCCACGCCTTCCCGCGCCGCGCCGCCGAGTAG
- a CDS encoding Lrp/AsnC family transcriptional regulator — protein sequence MGIDELDGRLIVLLAREPRIGVLEASRRLGVARGTVQARLDRLQSSGVIRGFGPQVDPTALGYPVTAFATLEIKQGQGADVRAHLAGVPEVLELHTTTGHGDMLCRLVARSNADLQRVIDRVVGFEGIVRASTAIVMENPVPLRIIPLVEQAAADH from the coding sequence ATGGGCATCGACGAACTCGACGGGCGGCTCATCGTGCTGCTGGCGCGCGAACCGCGGATCGGAGTCCTGGAGGCCTCGCGCCGGCTCGGGGTGGCGCGCGGCACGGTGCAGGCCCGCCTGGACCGGCTCCAGTCGAGCGGGGTGATCCGCGGCTTCGGCCCGCAGGTCGACCCGACGGCGCTGGGGTATCCGGTGACGGCCTTCGCCACCCTGGAGATCAAGCAGGGGCAGGGGGCGGACGTACGGGCCCACCTGGCCGGCGTACCGGAGGTGCTGGAGCTGCACACGACCACCGGGCACGGGGACATGCTGTGCCGGCTGGTGGCACGGTCCAACGCCGACCTCCAACGGGTGATCGACCGGGTGGTCGGCTTCGAGGGGATCGTGCGGGCGTCGACGGCGATCGTCATGGAGAACCCGGTCCCGCTGCGGATCATCCCGCTGGTGGAACAGGCGGCCGCCGACCACTGA
- the hppD gene encoding 4-hydroxyphenylpyruvate dioxygenase, translated as MTETLDTTPHTAREADPFPVKGMDAVVFAVGNAKQAAHYYSTAFGMKLVAYSGPENGSRETASYVLTNGAARFVMTSVIKATTDHGRFLAEHVAEHGDGVIDLAIEVPDVRAAYAYAVEQGARGLEEPYEAKDEHGTVVLAAIATYGQTRHTLVERVDYTGPYLPGYTAVEPMVAPPAKRTFQAIDHCVGNVELGRMNEWVAFYNKVMGFTNMKEFVGDDIATEYSALMSKVVADGTKKVKFPINEPAIAKKKSQIDEYLEFYNGPGVQHIALASNDIVATVRTMRAAGVQFLSVPDTYYDTLGEWVGDTRVPIDELRELKILADRDEDGYLLQIFTKPVQDRPTVFFEIIERHGSMGFGKGNFKALFEAIEREQEKRGNL; from the coding sequence ATGACTGAGACCCTCGACACCACCCCGCACACCGCGCGTGAGGCAGACCCCTTCCCGGTGAAGGGCATGGACGCGGTCGTCTTCGCCGTCGGCAACGCCAAGCAGGCCGCGCACTACTACTCGACCGCCTTCGGCATGAAGCTCGTGGCCTACTCCGGACCGGAGAACGGCAGCCGCGAGACCGCCAGCTACGTCCTGACCAACGGCGCCGCCCGCTTCGTCATGACCTCGGTCATCAAGGCGACCACGGACCACGGCCGCTTCCTCGCCGAGCACGTCGCCGAGCACGGCGACGGCGTCATCGACCTCGCCATCGAGGTCCCCGACGTCCGCGCGGCCTACGCGTACGCCGTCGAGCAGGGCGCGCGCGGGCTCGAGGAGCCGTACGAGGCCAAGGACGAGCACGGCACCGTCGTGCTGGCCGCGATCGCCACGTACGGCCAGACCCGCCACACCCTCGTCGAGCGCGTCGACTACACCGGCCCCTACCTGCCGGGCTACACGGCCGTCGAGCCGATGGTGGCCCCGCCGGCCAAGCGGACCTTCCAGGCGATCGACCACTGCGTCGGCAACGTCGAGCTGGGCCGCATGAACGAGTGGGTGGCCTTCTACAACAAGGTCATGGGCTTCACGAACATGAAGGAGTTCGTGGGCGACGACATCGCGACCGAGTACTCGGCGCTGATGTCGAAGGTGGTCGCGGACGGCACCAAGAAGGTGAAGTTCCCGATCAACGAGCCGGCGATCGCGAAGAAGAAGTCGCAGATCGACGAGTACCTGGAGTTCTACAACGGCCCCGGCGTCCAGCACATCGCGCTCGCCTCGAACGACATCGTCGCGACGGTGCGCACCATGCGGGCGGCGGGCGTCCAGTTCCTGTCCGTGCCGGACACGTACTACGACACCCTCGGCGAGTGGGTCGGCGACACCCGCGTGCCGATCGACGAGCTGCGCGAGCTGAAGATCCTGGCCGACCGCGACGAGGACGGCTACCTGCTCCAGATCTTCACCAAGCCGGTGCAGGACCGCCCGACGGTCTTCTTCGAGATCATCGAGCGCCACGGCTCGATGGGCTTCGGCAAGGGCAACTTCAAGGCCCTGTTCGAGGCGATCGAGCGGGAGCAGGAGAAGCGGGGCAACCTGTAG
- a CDS encoding tetratricopeptide repeat protein, whose amino-acid sequence MHGFDEQTQAPAPPVTFTGRKTVVAAAVAVVLIAGALLIRPARTGDDARPPGPSERAASAVGMGAPAAAVDLTALVADREKWVAAHADDDASWAVLGSAYLEQARRTADSAWFPKAEKALKRSLEVRPAEKGNFDAMTGMGALAGARRDFGTAKKWGELVRAQAPRRWTAYPVLVDAYTGLGDYKAAQRAMDRLMELRPGLAAHLRAAQVYRDRGWREDAVVALEHAGGAAKSPAEKAYVLLRLGELAWERGDPAEALRQYEAALRTDPAQAEALGGRARALAALGRGGEAVRDYRLALGRTPVPRLALELGELLESLGRAEEARAQYRSLSVLAAAGGANGVNDEVVLGLYEADHGDPAVAVRRLSAEWTRHKSVQVADALGWALHRGGEDAEALEYAQKATDLGLRSAEFAYHRALIERAVGDEAGARRHLQEALRTNPVFSPVRGPLAKEALSTIGQPPSGGPENMQPRTPWVAPELPKPNPPKPAAPKPAPAKPQPKSSPAGA is encoded by the coding sequence ATGCACGGTTTCGACGAGCAAACGCAAGCGCCCGCGCCGCCCGTGACGTTCACCGGCCGCAAGACGGTCGTGGCGGCCGCGGTCGCGGTGGTCCTGATCGCCGGGGCCCTGCTGATCCGCCCGGCCCGTACCGGCGACGACGCGCGGCCGCCCGGGCCGAGCGAACGGGCCGCGTCGGCGGTGGGGATGGGCGCCCCGGCGGCGGCGGTGGACCTGACGGCGCTGGTGGCGGACCGGGAGAAGTGGGTCGCCGCGCACGCGGACGACGACGCTTCGTGGGCGGTGCTCGGTTCGGCGTACCTGGAACAGGCCCGGCGGACGGCCGATTCCGCCTGGTTCCCGAAGGCGGAGAAGGCCCTCAAACGGTCGCTGGAGGTCCGCCCCGCCGAGAAGGGCAACTTCGACGCGATGACGGGCATGGGCGCGCTGGCCGGCGCCCGGCGGGACTTCGGGACGGCGAAGAAGTGGGGCGAGCTGGTACGGGCGCAGGCGCCGCGGCGCTGGACGGCGTACCCGGTCCTCGTGGACGCGTACACGGGCCTGGGCGACTACAAGGCCGCGCAGCGGGCGATGGACCGGCTGATGGAGCTGCGGCCGGGCCTGGCCGCGCATCTGAGGGCCGCTCAGGTGTACCGGGACCGGGGCTGGCGCGAGGACGCGGTGGTGGCCCTGGAGCACGCGGGGGGTGCGGCGAAGTCTCCGGCGGAGAAGGCGTACGTGCTGCTGCGGCTCGGGGAGCTGGCGTGGGAGCGGGGCGATCCGGCCGAGGCGCTGCGCCAGTACGAGGCCGCGCTGCGCACCGACCCGGCGCAGGCGGAGGCGCTGGGCGGGCGGGCCCGGGCGCTGGCCGCGCTGGGGCGGGGCGGGGAGGCCGTGCGCGACTACCGGCTGGCGCTGGGGCGGACCCCGGTGCCGCGGCTGGCGCTGGAGCTGGGCGAGCTGCTGGAGTCGCTGGGGCGGGCGGAGGAGGCGCGGGCGCAGTACCGGTCGCTGTCCGTGCTGGCGGCGGCGGGCGGGGCGAACGGGGTCAACGACGAGGTGGTGCTCGGCCTGTACGAGGCGGACCACGGCGATCCGGCCGTGGCCGTACGCCGCCTCTCGGCGGAGTGGACCCGGCACAAGAGCGTGCAGGTGGCCGACGCCCTGGGGTGGGCCCTGCACCGGGGCGGGGAGGACGCGGAGGCGCTGGAGTACGCGCAGAAGGCGACCGACCTGGGGCTGCGCAGCGCGGAGTTCGCCTACCACCGGGCGCTGATCGAGCGCGCTGTGGGCGACGAGGCGGGTGCCCGCAGGCACCTTCAGGAGGCGCTGCGGACGAACCCGGTGTTCTCCCCGGTGCGGGGCCCCCTGGCGAAGGAGGCCCTGTCCACGATCGGCCAGCCCCCATCGGGCGGCCCGGAGAACATGCAGCCGCGCACCCCGTGGGTGGCCCCGGAACTCCCGAAGCCGAATCCCCCGAAGCCGGCAGCCCCGAAGCCGGCCCCGGCGAAGCCGCAGCCGAAATCCAGCCCCGCCGGCGCTTGA
- a CDS encoding FAD-binding oxidoreductase has product MDDDLIARLLEGLPAESVLTDPQVTASYATDMAGFCAAGTPAAVVLPRTVEQVRHVMRTATALRVPVVPQGARTGLSGAANASDGCIVLSLVRMDRILEISTVDRIAVVEPGVVNAVLSRAVAEQGLYYPPDPSSWEQCTIGGNIGTASGGLCCVKYGVTAEYVLGLDVVLADGRLLRTGRRTAKGVAGYDLTRLFVGSEGTLGVVVGAVLALRPAPPGQLALAAEFPSVAAACEAVCAVMEAGLTPSLLELMDRTTVRAVNALGRMGLPETTEALLLAAFDTPDAPAELEAVGRLCAAAGASAVVPAEDEAESELLLQARRMSLTALEALRPATMIDDVCVPRSRLAEMLDGTAAIATAYDLLIGVCAHAGDGNTHPVVCFDPADEDETRRARESFDAIMALGLSLGGTITGEHGVGVLKKEWLARELGPVGLEVQRSVKRAFDPLGLLNPGKLF; this is encoded by the coding sequence ATGGACGACGACCTCATAGCGCGGCTCCTCGAAGGACTCCCGGCCGAGTCGGTACTCACCGATCCACAGGTGACCGCCTCCTACGCCACCGACATGGCCGGCTTCTGCGCCGCCGGCACCCCGGCCGCCGTCGTCCTGCCGCGGACCGTGGAGCAGGTCCGGCACGTCATGCGCACCGCCACCGCCCTACGTGTCCCCGTGGTCCCGCAGGGCGCCCGTACGGGCCTCTCCGGGGCCGCCAACGCCTCCGACGGCTGCATCGTGCTGTCCCTGGTCAGGATGGACCGGATCCTGGAGATCTCCACCGTCGACCGGATCGCCGTCGTCGAGCCGGGCGTGGTCAACGCGGTCCTGTCGCGGGCCGTCGCCGAACAGGGCCTGTACTACCCGCCCGACCCCTCCAGCTGGGAGCAGTGCACCATCGGCGGCAACATCGGCACCGCCTCCGGCGGCCTGTGCTGCGTCAAGTACGGGGTCACCGCCGAGTACGTGCTCGGGCTCGACGTGGTCCTGGCCGACGGACGGCTGCTGCGCACGGGACGGCGTACCGCCAAGGGCGTCGCCGGGTACGACCTGACCCGGCTCTTCGTCGGCTCCGAGGGCACCCTCGGCGTGGTGGTCGGGGCCGTCCTCGCACTGCGGCCGGCGCCGCCCGGGCAGCTCGCGCTCGCCGCCGAGTTCCCCTCCGTCGCGGCCGCCTGCGAGGCCGTCTGCGCCGTCATGGAGGCGGGCCTGACGCCCTCGCTGCTGGAGCTGATGGACCGTACGACCGTCCGCGCCGTCAACGCCCTCGGCAGGATGGGCCTGCCCGAGACCACGGAGGCCCTGCTGCTCGCCGCCTTCGACACCCCCGACGCGCCCGCCGAGCTGGAGGCCGTCGGCCGGCTGTGCGCCGCCGCCGGGGCGAGCGCCGTCGTACCCGCCGAGGACGAGGCGGAGTCGGAACTGCTGCTCCAGGCCCGCCGGATGTCCCTGACCGCCCTGGAGGCGCTCCGGCCGGCGACGATGATCGACGACGTGTGCGTGCCGAGGTCGCGGCTCGCCGAGATGCTGGACGGTACGGCCGCCATCGCCACGGCGTACGACCTGCTCATCGGCGTCTGCGCGCACGCGGGCGACGGGAACACCCACCCGGTGGTCTGCTTCGACCCCGCGGACGAGGACGAGACGCGGCGGGCGCGGGAGTCCTTCGACGCGATCATGGCCCTGGGGCTGTCCCTGGGCGGGACGATCACCGGGGAGCACGGGGTCGGAGTGCTGAAGAAGGAGTGGCTGGCCCGGGAACTCGGGCCGGTCGGGCTGGAGGTGCAGCGCAGCGTCAAGCGGGCCTTCGACCCGCTCGGGCTGCTGAACCCCGGCAAGCTCTTCTGA
- a CDS encoding SsgA family sporulation/cell division regulator, translated as MHHPVIERELELKLVLSPERSIPVPAKLLYLTDDPYAVHVTFHTGTSAPVNWTFARELLVEGVFRPCGHGDVRIWPTKIDNRSVLCMALSSPDGDALLEAPAGSVSAWLERTLRVVPPGTEAERLGLDDALAELLTPTPADELWLRDPWPSDESADGDL; from the coding sequence ATGCACCACCCCGTCATCGAGCGCGAGCTGGAACTCAAGCTGGTCCTGTCCCCCGAGCGCAGCATCCCCGTCCCCGCCAAGCTCCTCTACCTCACCGACGACCCCTACGCCGTCCACGTCACCTTCCACACCGGCACCAGTGCCCCGGTCAACTGGACCTTCGCCCGCGAACTGCTCGTCGAGGGGGTGTTCCGCCCGTGCGGCCACGGAGACGTCCGGATCTGGCCCACGAAGATCGACAACAGGTCCGTACTGTGCATGGCGCTGAGCTCCCCCGACGGCGACGCCCTCCTGGAGGCCCCGGCCGGCTCGGTGTCGGCCTGGCTGGAGCGCACCCTGCGCGTGGTCCCGCCGGGGACGGAGGCGGAGCGGCTCGGCCTGGACGACGCCCTGGCCGAGCTGCTCACCCCGACCCCGGCCGACGAGCTGTGGCTGCGCGACCCGTGGCCCTCGGACGAGTCCGCGGACGGTGACCTGTGA
- a CDS encoding RDD family protein, whose protein sequence is MTASPGDGEHAAREGYYPDPSIPGYVRYWNGASWVPGTSRPAAPAAPAASAAPAVAAAPAAARVEETGPVFLDETSMTEALAEPGTAYGAAGRGPAPQPVWQPAPVPAPAPAPGHTPGYGPGYGTGRAAGSEPGYDADRGSWPEPGQGYDDPGQGAGRGPGPQAGRGQEYDDPGQGAGAGAGAFPDPLPGLGAGAGHEAGGAQAGWQVDPVHQAGFGGPRDVRVSWGDAAEPEPARPAGISLARPAAAAAAAATARRLPAQAAAESVGILSARPPAWPDAPGAGTSGLTSSWPQTAPPAAPEPPPRRREAEAAPPAPAAPPAPAPAPVPQPEAPAPATSRASAPVPSPEAPAPGRTREAAPASPPEAPAPAPVPAPVPVPAREGSRAVFERMAAERAVRPAGLVRRGLARVLDSLVHAGVAAAVALPLLPEVTAHLEAKVDAARASGRTTTVWLLDATTAGRLGLVLGAVLLFGVLYEVLPTARWGRTPGKKLLGVRVLATATLRPPGFGAALRRWLVYVFLGLPGSLWCLVDRPRRRGWHDRAAGTYVAR, encoded by the coding sequence TTGACGGCCTCCCCTGGTGACGGCGAGCACGCGGCCCGCGAGGGCTACTACCCCGATCCGTCCATCCCCGGGTACGTCCGGTACTGGAACGGCGCGTCCTGGGTTCCGGGTACGAGCCGTCCCGCCGCTCCGGCTGCGCCCGCCGCTTCCGCCGCTCCTGCCGTGGCCGCCGCGCCCGCTGCCGCTCGGGTGGAGGAGACGGGGCCGGTGTTCCTGGACGAGACCTCGATGACGGAGGCCCTGGCGGAGCCGGGGACCGCGTACGGCGCCGCCGGCCGGGGACCCGCACCGCAGCCCGTCTGGCAGCCGGCCCCCGTACCGGCACCGGCCCCCGCGCCGGGCCACACCCCGGGCTACGGCCCCGGCTACGGCACGGGCCGCGCGGCCGGTTCCGAGCCGGGCTACGACGCGGACCGGGGCTCCTGGCCCGAGCCGGGGCAGGGGTACGACGACCCGGGCCAGGGGGCGGGCCGGGGGCCGGGCCCCCAGGCCGGGCGCGGGCAGGAGTACGACGACCCGGGCCAGGGTGCGGGCGCCGGGGCGGGCGCCTTCCCCGACCCCCTTCCGGGCCTTGGGGCCGGGGCCGGGCACGAGGCGGGGGGTGCGCAGGCCGGCTGGCAGGTCGACCCCGTGCACCAGGCGGGCTTCGGCGGCCCCCGCGACGTCCGGGTGTCCTGGGGCGACGCGGCGGAGCCCGAGCCCGCCCGGCCCGCCGGGATCTCCCTGGCCCGGCCCGCCGCGGCCGCTGCGGCCGCCGCCACCGCCCGGCGGCTCCCGGCGCAGGCCGCCGCCGAGAGCGTGGGCATCCTGTCGGCCCGCCCGCCGGCCTGGCCCGACGCCCCCGGCGCCGGTACCTCGGGCCTCACCTCCAGCTGGCCGCAGACCGCACCCCCGGCCGCGCCCGAGCCCCCGCCGAGGCGGCGGGAGGCCGAGGCCGCGCCCCCGGCCCCGGCCGCGCCCCCGGCCCCGGCCCCGGCCCCGGTACCGCAGCCGGAGGCGCCCGCGCCCGCCACGTCCCGCGCGAGTGCCCCCGTACCGTCGCCGGAGGCGCCGGCGCCGGGCCGGACCCGCGAGGCCGCCCCCGCATCACCGCCGGAGGCCCCGGCGCCCGCCCCCGTACCCGCCCCCGTGCCCGTGCCGGCCCGCGAGGGCAGCCGGGCCGTGTTCGAGCGGATGGCGGCGGAACGGGCCGTGCGGCCCGCCGGGCTGGTGCGGCGCGGGCTGGCGCGGGTCCTGGACTCCCTCGTGCACGCCGGGGTCGCGGCGGCCGTCGCGCTGCCCCTCCTCCCCGAGGTGACGGCCCATCTGGAGGCGAAGGTGGACGCGGCCCGGGCGAGCGGGCGCACCACCACCGTGTGGCTGCTCGACGCCACCACCGCAGGCCGCCTCGGCCTCGTACTCGGCGCCGTCCTGCTCTTCGGGGTGCTCTACGAGGTCCTGCCCACCGCCCGCTGGGGCCGCACCCCGGGCAAGAAGCTGCTGGGCGTGCGCGTCCTGGCCACCGCCACGCTCCGGCCGCCCGGCTTCGGCGCGGCCCTGCGCCGCTGGCTCGTGTACGTCTTCCTCGGGCTGCCGGGCAGCCTGTGGTGCCTGGTGGACCGCCCGCGCCGGCGGGGCTGGCACGACCGGGCCGCCGGGACGTACGTGGCGCGCTGA
- a CDS encoding RDD family protein, giving the protein MSTDQPPPGEPPEDDPFLKKPQEPTPPSGGSPYGSPPPGGGGYPPPPPPGGGGGGYPPPPPPPYGGGPGDPGGGGYGMPDPLAGMPPLADFGKRLVARVIDLLLVGVPLFLIQLPFGTKRYVVDSSKGEDVTEVITKSYGGTGLLWTLISIVAYVGYDWWFTQKNGQTVGKKAMGLRVAMLNDGSVPVSGPALGRAAVLWVPTLVCCFCLWPLALIVSMLVDKPYKQGLHDKVAKTVVVTST; this is encoded by the coding sequence ATGAGTACCGATCAGCCGCCGCCGGGCGAGCCGCCCGAGGACGACCCGTTCCTCAAGAAGCCCCAGGAACCGACGCCTCCGTCGGGCGGTTCGCCGTACGGCTCGCCGCCCCCCGGGGGCGGCGGCTACCCCCCGCCCCCGCCCCCCGGCGGAGGCGGCGGGGGATACCCGCCACCGCCCCCGCCCCCGTACGGCGGCGGGCCCGGAGACCCCGGCGGAGGCGGCTACGGCATGCCCGATCCGCTCGCCGGAATGCCCCCGCTCGCCGACTTCGGCAAGCGGCTCGTCGCGCGCGTCATCGACCTGCTGCTCGTCGGAGTGCCGCTGTTCCTCATCCAACTGCCGTTCGGCACGAAGCGGTACGTGGTCGACTCGAGCAAGGGGGAGGACGTCACCGAGGTCATCACGAAGTCGTACGGCGGCACCGGCCTGCTGTGGACGCTGATCTCGATCGTCGCGTACGTCGGCTACGACTGGTGGTTCACGCAGAAGAACGGCCAGACCGTGGGCAAGAAGGCCATGGGCCTGCGCGTCGCGATGCTCAACGACGGCAGCGTGCCCGTCTCCGGTCCCGCGCTCGGCCGGGCCGCCGTGCTCTGGGTGCCGACGCTGGTGTGCTGCTTCTGCCTGTGGCCGCTCGCGCTGATCGTGTCGATGCTCGTCGACAAGCCGTACAAGCAGGGCCTGCACGACAAGGTGGCCAAGACGGTCGTGGTCACCTCGACCTAG